A genomic region of Caenorhabditis elegans chromosome V contains the following coding sequences:
- the C24B5.4 gene encoding DUF1907 domain-containing protein (Confirmed by transcript evidence): MPDCSENLSVVIDNHVPSLEELKMVFQTSLLSNFENVEVNIVDCPDLSKPPFNQKSSGFGHNLRIAEVGGPGNLYPGFHIDHQFDIPKIGKVCEHPEAAVFGPGAGPWPIVGQNCEMVADVNLKTGEVGTRIAEINSNSDKRYVQRIIDEPKFSLMANLALSDADKSSTVVHFKASVRKGEKNLTNCIRDGLQEHFGKKIVSLAGQFIIQTGKARLHVMPDFPGCPFENNAEVDKWLNYFEMSAPLICATVMHSYDPGHNLRLEHTHCYSDHGDAGHYHYDVTPETVSYEGWFAPASKIYRIDEIKNR; this comes from the exons ATGCCGgattgttcagaaaatttgtcGGTCGTGATCGATAATCATGTTCCTAGCCTGGAAGAACTGAAAATG gttttccaAACTTCTCTGTTATCGAACTTTGAGAATGTCGAAGTAAATATTGTCGACTGCCCGG ATTTATCGAAGCCCCcattcaatcaaaaatcatcTGGATTTGGCCATAATCTCCGTATCGCTGAAGTAGGTGGGCCTGGAAATTTGTATCCAGGCTTTCACATCGACCATCAGTttgatattccaaaaattggaaaagtgtGTGAGCATCCAGAAGCAGCAGTGTTTGGTCCAGGGGCTGGCCCATGGCCTATTGTAGGCCAGAACTGTGAGATGGTAGCtgatgtaaatttaaaaactggtGAAGTTGGAACAAGGATCGCTGAGATCAATTCAAACTCCGACAAACGTTATGTTCAACGAATCATCGATGAACCAAAGTTCAGTTTGATGGCCAATTTAGCATTATCAGATGCTGATAAGTCATCCACTGTTG TTCATTTCAAAGCATCCGTAAGAAAGGGAGAGAAAAACTTGACCAATTGTATTAGAGATGGACTTCAAGAGcattttgggaaaaa aattgTTTCGTTGGCTGGTCAATTCATAATCCAAACCGGAAAAGCTAGACTCCACGTGATGCCAGATTTTCCAGGCTGTCCATTCGAAAATAATGCGGAAGTTGATAAATGGCTcaactattttgaaatgagTGCTCCATTAATCTGTGCCACCGTCATGCACTCTTATGATCCGGGTCATAATTTGAGATTAGAGCATACTCATTGTTACAGTGATCATGGAGATGCCGGTCATTATCATTATGATGTTACTCCTGAAACTGTGTCTTATGAGGGTTGGTTTGCTCCGGCGAGCAAAATTTATCGGATTGATGAGATCAAAAATCGGTAA
- the str-177 gene encoding Serpentine receptor class r-10 (Partially confirmed by transcript evidence), translating to MDLTVFNSFLKTAQFVGTCIANPLNIFLIYLILTKSSKKIGNYKYLMIYVSIYEILFSCSAIVTEPLLHSFTTRVIVIVDVHNSIFSREICSILDCLMCAMYGVSMNVFALHFLYRYATLFPKSKKLFDGARIIFWLTVPQIYGVVWLVTYYAVFRESPEYTEFIRKTLMENLDINVDDVVYVGPYYYMEDKNGIHDMDWTAFWAMAIVWLLIMSSAVTVFICGYGCYKKITKGLEVSSNSKQTKSIQKQLFYALVVQSAIPFLLMYIPSTVVLFCTLIQLDVGSASLFISYSIAIYPVVDPLPTLFIVQNYRNAVKKMITRTWNIVTRKKDMNSSAQIPSSNKTTA from the exons ATGGATCTTACTGTATTCAACTCGTTCCTTAAAACTGCCCAGTTTGTGGGAACGTGCATTGCAAACcctttgaatatatttttgatatatctCATCTTAACAAAGTCCTCGAAAAAGATAGGGAACTACAAATATCTTATGATCTATGTTTCCATCTACGAGATACTTTTCTCATGCAGTGCTATTGTAACTGAACCG CTGCTTCACTCATTTACCACTAGAGTTATTGTAATTGTTGACGTTCACAATTCGATATTCAGTCGAGAAATTTGCTCCATTCTGGATTGTCTCATGTGCGCAATGTACGGTGTCTCGATGAATGTTTTTgctttacattttttataccgTTATGCTACCTTGTTTCC aaaatcgaaaaagttatTCGATGGTGCTAGGATCATTTTTTGGTTGACGGTACCACAAATCTACGGAGTTGTTTGGCTTGTAACGTATTATGCAGTATTCCGCGAATCGCCCGAATATACagaatttattcgaaaaacattaatggaaaatttggatatcAACGTGGACGATGTTGTTTACGTGGGACCATATTACTATATGGAAGACAAAAATGGCATTCACGACATGGATTGGACAGCCTTCTGGGCGATGGCGATTGTCTGGCTTTTAATT ATGTCATCTGCCGTCACAGTATTCATCTGTGGTTATGGGTGCTataagaaaataacaaaaggaCTAGAGGTTTCCTCAAATTCGAAACAAACCAAGTCGATTCAAAAACAACTGTTCTATGCATTAGTAGTTCAATCAGCAATTCCATTTCTTCTCATGTACATTCCAAGTACAGTAGTTCTTTTCTGTACTTTAATTCAACTTGACGTCGGAAGTGCAAGCCTATTCATAAGTTATTCCATTGCAATATACCCAGTGGTGGATCCTCTACCCACACTTTTCattgttcaaaattacagaaacGCTGTCAAAA aaatgaTCACACGGACTTGGAATATTGTGACAAGAAAGAAAGACATGAATTCATCAGCACAGATACCATCTTCCAACAAAACCACGGCATGA